A genomic segment from Nicotiana sylvestris chromosome 1, ASM39365v2, whole genome shotgun sequence encodes:
- the LOC138869581 gene encoding uncharacterized protein: MERHLLVLTDVISALPQAIMTSSTVPATNVSRTEIGSSSGSRVMKKITIEVPVDVNLLKKSGQADVWLKPLIGPVEKSKLETHSSLTWMNDIVQSSLKINLIGTEMMKRVSRTKQLIHDYQIEANNWKELYESLQLEMEVLEENKCTLEQQLRVMALKLAFEKASSNQAGKDKNLLKPYFAEQLSKATEGIRGLKALLNEKKVYVGELVQTLTQTQEDLRVSSDKVKFLESSLAPLQSSYDAALAEKEELKIEIDHWERATRLLRTRLLL, from the exons ATGGAACGCCACTTGCTTGTTCTTACTGATGTTATTTCTGCTCTGCCTCAAGCCATTATGACTTCATCTACTGTCCCTGCTACCAATGTTTCTCGCACTGAAATTGGTTCTTCAAGTGGAAGCAGGGTAATGAAGAAAATTACCATTGAAGTTCCTGTCGATGTTAATCTTCTAAAGAAGTCAGGCCAGGCTGACGTATGGTTAAAACCCTTGATTGGTCCAGTTGAAAAGTCCAAGCTTGAAACTCACAGTtctttgacttggatgaatgacatcgtgcaatcatcattgaag ATCAATCTCATCGGTACAGAGATGATGAAAAGAGTTTCCCGTACAAAACAATTGATACATGATTACCAGATTGAGGCAAATAATTGGAAAGAGCTGTATGAAAGCCTCCAACTTGAGATGGAAGTGTTAGAAGAAAACAAATGTACCTTAGAGCAGCAACTAAGAGTCATGGCATTAAAGCTAGCATTTGAGAAAGCTTCTTCCAACCAGGCGGGCAAGGATAAAAACCTTCTCAAGCCGTATTTTGCCGAACAACTCTCCAAAGCTACTGAAGGGATCAGAGGTCTGAAGGCCTTGTTGAATGAGAAAAAGGTTTATGTTGGTGAGCTTGTTCAAACACTCACCCAGACCCAAGAAGATCTCCGAGTATCTTCTGATAAGGTCAAGTTCTTGGAGAGTTCACTTGCCCCTTTGCAGTCTTCTTACGATGCTGCTTTAGCTGAGAAGGAGGAGCTTAAAATTGAAATTGATCATTGGGAAAGAGCTACGAGGCTCTTGAGGACAAGGCTGTTGTTGTAG